Proteins from one Telopea speciosissima isolate NSW1024214 ecotype Mountain lineage chromosome 1, Tspe_v1, whole genome shotgun sequence genomic window:
- the LOC122649187 gene encoding scopoletin 8-hydroxylase-like, whose amino-acid sequence MPHIPIDLNKLDGPNHDQIVELLTKALETVGFFQVVNHGVPTQLLERVKEKAHQFFNQPLEKKSIYLHEVNKNPFAKYESSYAPEEEEVMEWGDHLDLFYKTDDEAHKYWSEECKEVTLEYMKGSTKMARRIFEVLIKKLGVTVVDNEAIDAYIASKMVVAMNFFPKCPNPELTLGVGRHSDVGTLTVLLQDEVGGYI is encoded by the exons ATGCCCCATATACCCATAGACCTGAACAAGCTTGATGGACCTAACCATGATCAAATTGTTGAGCTTCTCACAAAGGCTTTAGAGACTGTTGGGTTCTTTCAAGTGGTAAACCATGGCGTACCAACTCAACTGCTCGAGCGTGTCAAGGAAAAGGCACATCAGTTCTTTAATCAACCATTAGAGAAGAAATCAATTTATCTCCATGAGGTGAACAAAAACCCTTTTGCCAAGTATGAGAGCAGCTACGCaccagaggaggaggaagtGATGGAATGGGGTGATCATTTGGACTTATTTTATAAAACCGATGATGAAGCTCACAAGTATTGGTCTGAAGAATGCAA GGAAGTCACACTAGAATACATGAAGGGTTCAACTAAGATGGCGAGAAGGATATTTGAAGTGTTGATCAAGAAGCTTGGAGTGACAGTAGTGGATAATGAAGCAATTGATGCTTATATTGCTTCAAAGATGGTGGTTGCCATGAATTTTTTCCCAAAATGTCCAAATCCAGAGTTGACACTTGGTGTTGGTCGTCACTCAGATGTTGGAACCTTAACTGTGTTGTTACAAGATGAAGTTGGTGGGTATATATGA
- the LOC122649196 gene encoding aquaporin PIP1-1-like — MASSFPSSLYSCCEVGDSEVMSLWDWRIVYCFNAFCCCVQSSRGREDLEQEGKEEDVKLGANKFSKRQPIGTAAQSDKDYKEPPPAPLFETGELQSWSFWRAGIAEVMATFLFLYITILIVMGVKRAPNMCASVGIQGITWAFGGMIFALVYYTAGISGGHINLAVTFGLFLARNLSLTRALFYMVMQCLGAICGVGVVKGFQKTQYQMLGGGANEVSHGYTKGDGLGAEIVGTFILVYTVFSATDDMEEEEGE; from the exons ATGGCTTCCTCCTTCCCAAGTTCCTTGTACTCCTGCTGTGAGGTCGGAGACTCAGAGGTGATGAGCCTGTGGGATTGGAGGATCG TCTACTGCTTCAATGccttttgttgttgtgttcaGAGTTCCAGAGGAAGAGAAGATCTAGAGCAAGAGGGCAAGGAAGAAGATGTTAAGCTTGGAGCTAACAAGTTCTCTAAGAGGCAGCCCATAGGGACTGCTGCACAGTCTGATAAGGACTACAAGGAGCCACCCCCAGCTCCTTTGTTTGAGACTGGAGAGCTGCAATCGTGGTCCTTCTGGAGAGCAGGAATTGCAGAGGTCATGGCTACTTTCCTCTTCCTTTACATCACTATTTTGATTGTCATGGGTGTTAAAAGAGCTCCCAACATGTGTGCCTCTGTGGGTATTCAAGGGATCACTTGGGCCTTTGGGGGTATGATCTTTGCCCTTGTCTACTACACTGCTGGTATCTCAG GAGGACACATCAACCTAGCTGTGACCTTCGGTTTGTTCCTTGCAAGGAACCTATCTTTGACCAGGGCACTGTTCTACATGGTGATGCAATGCCTTGGAGCCATCTGTGGTGTCGGTGTTGTGAAAGGCTTCCAAAAGACTCAATACCAGATGTTGGGTGGTGGAGCCAACGAAGTCAGCCATGGCTACACAAAGGGTGATGGTCTTGGTGCTGAGATCGTTGGTACCTTCATCCTAGTCTACACCGTCTTCTCTGCAACCGAcgacatggaagaagaagaaggagaa